From Candidatus Sulfotelmatobacter sp., the proteins below share one genomic window:
- the dapB gene encoding 4-hydroxy-tetrahydrodipicolinate reductase yields MISIVLLGAAGRMGRAVLEAASDQPDLTIKARVDRAENHGGGPGVWQASLEGVLARGDVVVEFSSPAACREAARSCAGVGAALVSGTTGLSADDEAAVREASGRVAVLRASNFSLGVLVLRRAVRAALVAAPRGWDVEIVERHHRGKVDSPSGTALTLAGDAAGERGWGPEVVRAGRSGRTGARPVAEIGVSSVRGGSWIGDHEVLLAGEGEWLELRHVASDRGAFARGALAAARFVAGARPGLYSLEDVLGRP; encoded by the coding sequence TTGATCTCGATCGTCCTGCTCGGGGCCGCGGGCCGGATGGGTCGCGCGGTCCTCGAGGCCGCCTCGGACCAGCCCGACCTCACGATCAAGGCCCGGGTGGATCGGGCCGAGAACCACGGCGGCGGCCCCGGGGTATGGCAGGCGTCGCTGGAAGGCGTGCTCGCGCGGGGGGACGTGGTGGTCGAATTCAGCAGCCCGGCCGCCTGTCGCGAGGCGGCCCGCTCGTGCGCCGGGGTCGGCGCGGCGCTGGTTTCGGGCACGACCGGGCTCTCGGCTGACGACGAGGCGGCGGTGCGCGAGGCGTCGGGCCGGGTCGCGGTGCTCCGCGCCTCCAATTTCAGCCTGGGCGTGCTGGTGCTGCGGCGGGCGGTGCGCGCGGCGCTGGTGGCGGCGCCGCGCGGATGGGACGTCGAGATCGTCGAGCGCCACCATCGCGGCAAGGTGGACAGCCCCTCGGGCACGGCGCTCACCCTGGCCGGGGACGCAGCCGGCGAACGCGGCTGGGGACCGGAGGTCGTCCGCGCCGGTCGCTCCGGTCGAACCGGGGCGCGGCCGGTGGCGGAAATCGGCGTTTCATCGGTGCGCGGAGGGAGCTGGATCGGCGATCATGAAGTCCTGCTGGCGGGGGAGGGCGAGTGGCTCGAGCTGCGTCACGTCGCCTCGGATCGCGGCGCGTTCGCCCGCGGCGCACTCGCCGCGGCGCGGTTCGTCGCCGGCGCGAGACCCGGACTCTATTCGCTGGAGGACGTCCTGGGGCGGCCGTAG
- the dapA gene encoding 4-hydroxy-tetrahydrodipicolinate synthase, with amino-acid sequence MFEGLTVAMVTPFRDGELDLDSTARLVDYLIDGGVEVLVVSGSTGEAATCSVDERLTLWKFVRDRVRRRIPVVAGTGTNSTSETIAITRRAEELGLDGAMIVTPYYNKPTPRGQIAHFSAVAHATQLPLILYNVPGRTATNTMPETFARLDSVPNIVAIKEASGSLDQASAIRARTRFTLLSGDDSLTLPMIAVGAAGVVSVAGNVAPREMRALCDHARAGRLAEAETEHRKLGPLFKALFVESNPGPVKCLLAQLGLIRNELRLPLVPVEPATEEALRMAAKHAGLAPAMASGVSA; translated from the coding sequence ATGTTCGAAGGACTGACGGTGGCAATGGTGACGCCGTTTCGCGACGGCGAGCTGGATCTCGACTCGACCGCGCGGCTGGTGGACTACCTGATCGACGGCGGCGTTGAGGTCCTGGTGGTCTCGGGCTCGACGGGAGAGGCGGCCACCTGCTCGGTGGACGAGCGGCTGACGCTATGGAAGTTCGTCCGGGACCGGGTGAGGCGGCGGATTCCGGTGGTGGCCGGCACCGGCACCAATTCGACTTCCGAGACCATCGCGATTACGCGCCGCGCCGAGGAGCTGGGGCTGGACGGCGCGATGATCGTCACGCCCTACTACAACAAGCCCACTCCTAGGGGGCAGATCGCCCACTTCAGCGCGGTCGCGCATGCCACCCAGCTTCCGCTGATCCTCTACAACGTGCCGGGACGCACCGCGACCAACACCATGCCGGAGACCTTCGCGAGGCTCGATTCGGTTCCCAACATCGTCGCGATCAAGGAGGCTTCGGGGAGTCTCGACCAGGCCAGCGCGATTCGCGCGCGCACGAGATTCACGCTGCTCTCGGGCGACGATTCGCTCACCCTGCCGATGATCGCGGTGGGCGCCGCCGGCGTGGTGTCGGTGGCCGGCAACGTGGCGCCGCGCGAGATGCGCGCGCTCTGCGATCATGCCCGCGCCGGCCGGCTCGCCGAGGCCGAGACCGAACATCGCAAGCTCGGCCCGCTGTTCAAGGCGCTGTTCGTCGAATCGAACCCCGGACCGGTCAAGTGCCTGCTCGCTCAGCTCGGCCTGATTCGCAACGAGCTGCGCCTGCCGCTGGTGCCGGTCGAGCCGGCAACCGAGGAAGCCCTGCGCATGGCCGCCAAACACGCGGGGCTCGCGCCGGCCATGGCGAGCGGCGTGTCGGCTTGA
- the dapF gene encoding diaminopimelate epimerase, with the protein MELPFLKMHGAANDFVVLDRLGSKAPQPSAEQMRQWCDRRRGIGADGVLLLESDPELDFRMRYFNADGGSAEYCGNGARCLACLALELGLGRGGEVRFRTDIGVQSARQVAEHRYEVRFGRVARPERREDLAAAGRRFSGWWVQAGVPHLVIEVDRVSEVPVREWGAALRAHPQFGAEGANVDFVERRGVSHVAMRTFERGVEGETLACGSGAIACGITRAMSGDRSPVTVTTAGGDDLRVTWQATDEDYEVGLEGPAEIAFTGRLRVSSAVPLVR; encoded by the coding sequence GTGGAACTTCCTTTCCTCAAGATGCACGGGGCCGCCAACGATTTCGTGGTGCTGGATCGGCTCGGCTCGAAAGCGCCTCAGCCCTCGGCCGAACAGATGCGGCAGTGGTGCGATCGCCGCCGCGGCATCGGCGCCGACGGCGTGCTGCTGCTGGAGTCCGACCCCGAGCTCGACTTCCGTATGCGGTACTTCAATGCCGATGGCGGGTCGGCCGAGTACTGCGGCAATGGCGCGCGGTGCCTGGCGTGCCTGGCGCTGGAGCTGGGTCTCGGCCGCGGTGGCGAAGTGCGATTCCGCACCGACATCGGCGTCCAGAGCGCGCGCCAGGTCGCCGAGCATCGCTACGAGGTGCGTTTCGGGCGGGTGGCGCGGCCCGAGCGCCGCGAGGACCTGGCCGCGGCCGGGCGCCGATTCTCCGGGTGGTGGGTGCAGGCCGGCGTTCCCCATCTGGTGATCGAGGTCGACCGGGTGAGCGAGGTGCCGGTCCGCGAATGGGGAGCGGCGTTGCGCGCCCACCCGCAGTTCGGCGCCGAGGGCGCGAACGTGGACTTCGTCGAGCGCCGCGGCGTTTCCCACGTTGCCATGCGCACCTTCGAGCGCGGCGTGGAGGGGGAGACCCTGGCGTGCGGCAGCGGCGCGATCGCCTGCGGCATCACCCGGGCGATGAGCGGCGATCGCTCGCCGGTGACGGTGACCACCGCCGGCGGCGACGACCTGAGAGTTACCTGGCAGGCGACGGATGAGGACTACGAGGTCGGGCTCGAGGGCCCGGCCGAGATCGCGTTCACGGGACGGCTGCGGGTGAGCAGCGCCGTACCGCTCGTGCGCTGA
- a CDS encoding Ig-like domain-containing protein — protein MARSPTAAWLALVALLLAGCAKKGPPSGGPPDFTPPRVIATTPDSGASGISRKPRLTISFSEAMEPRSTDDAVSLAPRVPIRNRSWSGRTLSLTLAESLQAEKTYTLFLGDAAHDRHGNALVGGAAVVFSTGDSFPRGRIEGSVDARGFEASGTYLWCYDALSGHVPDSTARDFQAIGIAGPKGQFRIDGLRVPGSYRVWAFADLNTNHSFEPETDILAPADTTFALTPDQPVARNIVLRVTNPRAPGRVRGAVVDTLQDSLGVLRVLASAESDSLQRVPGTVDAKGGFDITLKPGLWRITAFRDHDKNGIWRPSTEPVSQTETVRIEPAADVTNVVLVLRRASGVP, from the coding sequence GTGGCCAGAAGCCCGACTGCCGCGTGGCTCGCGCTCGTGGCCTTGCTGCTCGCCGGCTGCGCCAAGAAGGGGCCGCCCTCCGGCGGACCGCCCGATTTCACGCCGCCGCGCGTCATCGCCACCACTCCCGATTCCGGGGCCTCCGGCATCTCGCGCAAGCCGCGGCTCACCATCTCCTTCAGCGAGGCGATGGAGCCGCGCTCGACCGACGACGCGGTGTCGCTCGCGCCGCGCGTGCCGATCCGCAATCGCTCGTGGAGTGGGCGCACGCTCTCCCTGACGCTCGCCGAATCGCTGCAGGCCGAGAAGACCTATACGCTGTTCCTCGGCGACGCGGCGCATGACCGTCACGGCAACGCGCTAGTGGGTGGTGCCGCCGTGGTGTTCAGCACCGGCGACTCGTTCCCGCGCGGCCGCATCGAAGGGAGCGTGGATGCACGCGGATTCGAAGCTTCAGGCACCTACCTGTGGTGCTACGACGCGCTCTCGGGCCACGTGCCCGACAGCACCGCGCGCGATTTCCAGGCCATCGGCATCGCCGGACCGAAGGGCCAGTTCCGCATCGACGGGCTGCGCGTTCCCGGCAGCTATCGGGTGTGGGCGTTCGCGGATCTCAACACCAACCACTCGTTCGAGCCCGAAACCGACATCCTGGCCCCGGCCGACACCACGTTCGCGCTGACTCCGGACCAACCGGTGGCGCGCAACATCGTGCTGCGCGTCACCAACCCGCGCGCTCCGGGTCGCGTGCGCGGCGCGGTGGTCGACACGCTGCAGGACAGCCTCGGCGTGCTGCGCGTGCTGGCCAGCGCCGAGTCGGATTCGCTGCAGCGCGTGCCGGGCACGGTGGATGCGAAGGGGGGCTTCGACATCACCTTGAAGCCCGGGTTGTGGCGGATCACGGCATTTCGTGACCACGACAAGAACGGCATCTGGCGGCCGAGCACCGAGCCGGTCAGCCAGACCGAGACCGTGCGCATCGAGCCGGCCGCCGACGTCACCAATGTGGTGCTGGTGCTCCGTCGCGCGAGCGGGGTACCCTGA
- a CDS encoding tyrosine recombinase XerC: protein MREALERFLDELAAQRRASPHTLTAYRRDIERVLDGLAGEGNPVSPAQWNRAALEHAMRELYRARLAASSTARALAAWRSFSRFCVRRGVLDRDPARELTFPRLPRRLPRTIPSLDLNAALDRLDRDDPRSVRDRALLEVMYSSGLRLAELVGLNHGDLDSKAGVLRVRGKGRRERVVPIGEPALAALAEHLASRAVHERRAEQPIFVNARGGRLSGRTVQRVTAHRLGRIAAGLGVSPHALRHSFASHLLDGGADLRAIQELLGHRSLASTQVYTHVSVARLRKAYRQAHPRA, encoded by the coding sequence GTGCGTGAAGCTCTCGAGCGCTTTCTCGACGAACTGGCGGCGCAACGCCGCGCCTCGCCGCACACGCTGACCGCCTACCGGCGCGACATCGAGCGGGTGCTCGACGGACTCGCCGGTGAAGGGAATCCGGTTTCGCCCGCGCAGTGGAACCGAGCCGCGCTCGAGCACGCCATGCGCGAGCTGTATCGCGCCCGGCTCGCCGCCTCGAGCACCGCGCGCGCCCTGGCCGCCTGGCGCAGCTTCTCGCGCTTCTGCGTGCGGCGCGGCGTGCTCGACCGAGATCCGGCGCGCGAACTGACCTTCCCGCGCCTGCCGCGGCGCCTGCCGCGCACCATTCCCTCGCTCGACCTGAACGCCGCGCTCGATCGGCTCGATCGCGACGACCCTCGATCGGTGCGCGATCGCGCCCTGCTCGAAGTGATGTACTCGTCCGGCCTCCGCCTCGCCGAGCTGGTGGGGCTGAACCATGGCGATCTCGACTCGAAGGCCGGCGTGCTGCGGGTGCGGGGCAAGGGGCGGCGGGAGCGCGTCGTTCCGATCGGCGAGCCGGCGCTGGCGGCGCTCGCGGAGCATCTCGCGAGCCGCGCGGTGCACGAACGCCGCGCCGAGCAGCCGATCTTCGTGAACGCGCGGGGCGGACGGCTGTCCGGACGCACCGTGCAGCGCGTCACCGCGCACCGGCTCGGCCGGATCGCGGCCGGCCTCGGCGTGAGCCCGCATGCGTTGCGCCATTCGTTCGCGAGCCACCTGCTCGATGGTGGCGCCGACCTGCGCGCGATCCAGGAATTGCTCGGCCACCGCTCGCTGGCCAGCACTCAGGTCTACACGCACGTTTCCGTGGCGCGGCTCAGGAAGGCCTACCGCCAGGCCCATCCAAGGGCCTGA
- the topA gene encoding type I DNA topoisomerase, whose protein sequence is MARKSAAKKPARATRAKKSAEGADGEAEVRVGRARTLVVVESPAKSRTLNKFLGRDYTVLASNGHVMDLPKSQLGVDIDNDFEPEYVPIRDKNQALARIQSAAKQVERVYLAPDPDREGEAIAWHLAGAIAAARRPVQRLTFNEITQRAVQEAIKNPRDIDMNLVNAQQARRVLDRLVGYKVSPFVWSTVKYGLSAGRVQSVALRLICEREEEIAKFVPEEYWTIEVDYQTEGANPERFTARLVRVGEDELEQGQLRGADCAARAGQLAEELRSASSQIASIEVKPRLEHPKPPFITSTLQQTASNRYGFTSQRTMQIAQKLYEGIDLGPQGSVGLITYMRTDSPRLAGEAIAEMRQWLGEHLGADYVHESPRQFKGKKSAQDAHEAIRPTSAARTPDLLKRHLTEEQYRIYDLIWKRALASQAAPAQYDATTVEIEAGRLGLRATGRVLKFAGFQKLYGFDEEDDATESRLPALEVGARLQVSSVPVSAPKEGEAPAAPLRPEQHFTKPPARYTDASLVKALEEENIGRPSTYATIVSTITKRDYVEREGRSLKPTDLGMVVTRLLVENFPDVFNVEFTAGMEEELDEVEEGKQEWHQVVRDLWTPLSRDLEKAKGSIKQLKAKLQEKTDIPCPNCGRMLVKKFGRNGAFLACPGYPECKYTQPLDASELPVPVPGTCPKCGSGLVARNGPYGRYIHCSRRPECDYTAPYTLGVTCPECGKGEIAEKRSRKGKTFFSCTRYPECKFALWDRPRPIPCPNCKAPFLVEKNSKAGTRLQCLKCKSKFAPEAVGA, encoded by the coding sequence TTGGCCAGGAAGTCCGCCGCAAAGAAGCCGGCGCGCGCGACTCGCGCGAAGAAGTCCGCCGAGGGCGCGGATGGCGAGGCGGAAGTCCGCGTCGGGCGCGCCAGGACTCTGGTGGTGGTGGAGTCGCCGGCAAAATCGCGCACGCTCAACAAGTTCCTCGGGCGCGACTACACCGTGCTGGCCTCCAACGGCCACGTCATGGACTTGCCGAAGAGCCAGCTCGGCGTTGACATCGACAACGACTTCGAGCCCGAGTACGTGCCGATCCGCGACAAGAATCAGGCACTCGCGCGCATTCAGTCGGCCGCGAAGCAGGTCGAGCGCGTCTATCTCGCGCCCGACCCCGACCGCGAGGGCGAGGCCATCGCCTGGCACCTGGCGGGCGCGATCGCCGCCGCCAGGCGCCCGGTCCAACGCCTGACCTTCAACGAGATCACGCAGCGCGCGGTGCAGGAGGCCATCAAGAATCCGCGCGACATCGACATGAATCTGGTGAACGCGCAGCAGGCACGGCGCGTGCTCGACCGGCTGGTGGGCTACAAGGTCAGCCCGTTCGTGTGGAGCACGGTCAAGTACGGCCTGTCCGCCGGCCGCGTTCAGAGCGTGGCCCTGCGGCTGATCTGCGAGCGCGAGGAAGAGATCGCGAAGTTCGTCCCCGAGGAGTACTGGACCATCGAGGTCGACTACCAGACCGAGGGCGCGAATCCCGAGCGCTTCACCGCGCGGCTGGTGAGGGTCGGTGAGGACGAACTGGAACAAGGGCAGCTCCGCGGCGCCGACTGCGCGGCTCGGGCCGGGCAGCTCGCCGAGGAGCTGAGGAGCGCGAGTTCGCAGATCGCCTCGATCGAGGTGAAGCCGCGGCTCGAGCATCCCAAGCCGCCGTTCATCACCAGCACGCTCCAGCAAACCGCCTCCAACCGGTACGGCTTCACCAGCCAGCGCACCATGCAGATCGCCCAGAAACTCTACGAGGGAATCGACCTCGGCCCGCAGGGCAGCGTGGGGCTCATCACCTACATGCGCACCGATTCGCCGCGTCTCGCCGGCGAAGCGATCGCCGAAATGCGCCAGTGGCTGGGCGAGCACCTCGGCGCCGACTACGTGCACGAGAGCCCACGACAGTTCAAGGGCAAGAAGTCGGCGCAGGACGCCCACGAGGCGATTCGGCCGACCTCGGCGGCGCGCACGCCCGATCTGCTCAAGCGCCACCTCACCGAGGAGCAGTACCGGATCTACGACCTGATCTGGAAGCGTGCGCTGGCCTCGCAGGCCGCGCCCGCGCAGTACGATGCGACCACCGTCGAGATCGAGGCCGGGCGCCTCGGGCTCCGCGCCACCGGACGCGTGCTCAAGTTCGCGGGCTTCCAGAAGCTCTACGGATTCGACGAAGAGGACGATGCCACCGAGTCGCGTCTGCCGGCGCTCGAGGTCGGCGCGCGGCTCCAGGTGTCGAGCGTGCCGGTCAGCGCCCCGAAGGAAGGGGAGGCGCCCGCGGCGCCGCTGCGCCCCGAGCAGCACTTCACCAAGCCACCCGCGCGCTACACCGACGCCTCGCTGGTCAAGGCGCTGGAAGAGGAGAACATCGGCCGCCCGAGCACCTACGCGACCATCGTCTCGACCATCACCAAGCGCGACTACGTCGAGCGCGAGGGGCGCTCGCTCAAGCCCACCGATCTCGGCATGGTGGTGACTCGGCTGCTGGTCGAGAACTTCCCCGATGTGTTCAACGTCGAGTTCACCGCCGGCATGGAGGAAGAGCTCGACGAGGTCGAAGAGGGGAAGCAGGAGTGGCATCAGGTGGTGCGCGACCTGTGGACACCGCTCAGCCGGGACCTCGAAAAGGCCAAGGGCTCGATCAAGCAGCTCAAGGCCAAGCTGCAGGAGAAGACCGACATTCCGTGCCCGAACTGCGGGCGCATGCTGGTCAAGAAGTTCGGGCGCAACGGGGCGTTCCTGGCCTGCCCGGGATATCCCGAGTGCAAGTACACGCAGCCGCTCGACGCCTCGGAGCTGCCGGTGCCGGTGCCCGGCACCTGCCCCAAGTGCGGCTCGGGACTGGTGGCGCGCAACGGTCCCTATGGTCGCTACATTCACTGTTCGCGGCGACCGGAATGCGACTACACCGCGCCCTACACGCTCGGCGTCACCTGTCCGGAGTGCGGCAAGGGCGAGATCGCCGAGAAGCGCAGCCGCAAGGGCAAGACTTTCTTTTCGTGCACGCGATATCCCGAGTGCAAGTTCGCTCTGTGGGATCGCCCGCGGCCGATTCCCTGCCCCAATTGCAAGGCGCCGTTCCTGGTCGAGAAGAACTCCAAGGCCGGAACGCGGCTCCAGTGCCTCAAGTGCAAGTCGAAGTTCGCGCCGGAAGCCGTCGGTGCGTGA
- a CDS encoding DUF494 family protein gives MSGARRGDGVLRAVRLLAEQLEAYLEGDELAFEALGERFEEAGLDGDELHGALQLLRSFNAEAVAPDFGGLAQPGRAAHRVLSSEERATLSPEAWGFLLDLRRRGTLDAAQFERVLDHLNGTGIRPVDLELAREVAVRVALRVDEESGLFMPQLDVDRTH, from the coding sequence ATGAGCGGCGCGCGGCGGGGTGACGGCGTGTTGCGCGCGGTCCGACTGCTGGCCGAACAGCTCGAGGCCTATCTGGAGGGCGACGAGCTCGCCTTCGAGGCGCTGGGCGAGCGCTTCGAGGAGGCCGGGCTCGACGGCGACGAGCTGCACGGGGCGCTCCAGCTGCTGCGCAGCTTCAATGCCGAGGCGGTGGCGCCCGATTTCGGGGGGCTGGCTCAGCCCGGGCGCGCCGCGCATCGCGTGCTGAGCAGCGAGGAGCGCGCGACGCTGAGCCCCGAGGCCTGGGGGTTCCTGCTCGACCTGCGCCGGCGTGGCACGCTCGACGCCGCCCAGTTCGAGCGGGTGCTCGATCATTTGAACGGCACCGGCATCCGGCCGGTGGATCTGGAGCTGGCCCGCGAGGTCGCGGTCCGGGTGGCGCTCCGCGTGGACGAGGAGAGCGGCCTGTTCATGCCGCAACTGGACGTTGACCGCACGCACTGA
- the secA gene encoding preprotein translocase subunit SecA, with translation MFENFLKSVFGSKHDRDVRRVAPLVDEINRFAEEYKSLTDEGLREKTAEFRQRLAGEATPEDLLPEAFAAVKDACRRLCGRTWPVVGIDVTWEMIPYDVQLIGGIMLHEGKIAEMATGEGKTLVATMPLYLNALAGKGAHLVTVNDYLARRDSEWMGEIYKLLGLTVGCIQTGMDSAMRRRQYEADVTYGTNNEFGFDYLRDNMADRPQFRVQRGFHYAIVDEVDSVLIDEARTPLIISGPVEHSDQAFDELKPLVDRVVKAQTQWATGVIAEAERLMGSPDEKEQEYDLGLKLLQVQRSAPRHKRFVKLLSEHPGAKKLITRVELDYLRDKRMHEIDDQLFFAIDEKARNVDLLEKGREMMSPQDPERFVVPDLTAQLSELEGREDLEGEAKVKERDAIYRAYAVKNERIHNIQALLKAYTLYEKDVEYVVQDGKVMIVDEFTGRLMPGRRYSDGLHQAIEAKEGVRVEGETQTLATITLQNFFRMYDKLAGMTGTAETEAREFWEIYKLDVSVIPTHRKVVRKDMDDVVFRTKREKYNSVIDEIAELHQKGQPTLVGTISVEVSELLSRMLKRRGIPHNVLNAKHHQREAEIVASAGQRGAVTIATNMAGRGTDIKLGQGVPDLGGLQIIGTERHESRRIDRQLRGRAGRQGDPGASRFYLSLEDDLMRLFGSERLSGLMQRMGVQEGEVIEHPWVTGAIGNAQKRVEAHNFDIRKHLLEYDDVMNQQRTVVYDLRNKALSSEDMSETVLEAIGESVRERAEKTTSEAPAPEWNLRGLADELSYLLMSPIAPAELEATGAEELIGKAQALGEKAYRGREAEFTAPLMRGLERHVYLMTLDEHWRDHLYELDHLKGGIGLRAYGQRDPLIEYKKEAFSMFETLLRETREEFVQRLFRVQLAPEAESVIQRAPRAPRQIVAQHAEAQGFPAGASAEAPERPALSATAVAAPVQAGPRVGRNDPCPCGSGKKYKKCHMLIDQGVESGR, from the coding sequence ATGTTCGAGAACTTTCTCAAGTCTGTCTTTGGCTCCAAGCACGACCGAGACGTCCGCCGGGTGGCCCCGCTGGTGGACGAGATCAACCGTTTCGCCGAGGAATACAAGTCCCTGACAGACGAGGGGCTGCGGGAGAAGACCGCCGAATTCAGGCAGCGGCTCGCCGGGGAGGCCACGCCGGAGGACCTGCTCCCCGAGGCCTTCGCCGCGGTCAAGGACGCGTGTCGGAGGCTGTGCGGGCGGACCTGGCCGGTGGTCGGCATCGACGTGACGTGGGAGATGATCCCCTACGACGTCCAGTTGATCGGCGGGATCATGCTCCACGAGGGCAAGATCGCCGAGATGGCGACCGGCGAGGGCAAAACCCTCGTCGCCACCATGCCGCTCTACCTCAACGCGCTGGCGGGCAAGGGGGCCCATCTGGTCACGGTCAACGACTATCTGGCCCGGCGCGACTCCGAGTGGATGGGGGAGATCTACAAGCTGCTGGGGCTCACGGTGGGCTGCATCCAGACCGGGATGGACTCGGCGATGCGCCGCCGGCAGTACGAGGCCGACGTCACCTACGGGACCAACAACGAGTTCGGCTTCGACTACCTGCGCGACAACATGGCCGATCGGCCTCAGTTCCGGGTTCAGCGCGGCTTCCACTACGCGATCGTCGACGAAGTGGACTCGGTGCTGATCGATGAGGCGCGCACGCCGCTCATCATCTCCGGCCCGGTCGAGCACAGCGACCAGGCGTTCGACGAGCTGAAGCCGCTGGTCGATCGCGTCGTCAAGGCGCAGACCCAGTGGGCGACCGGCGTGATCGCCGAGGCCGAGCGGTTGATGGGAAGCCCCGACGAGAAGGAGCAGGAATACGATCTGGGATTGAAGCTGCTCCAGGTGCAGCGCTCGGCGCCGCGGCACAAGCGTTTCGTCAAGCTGCTCTCCGAGCATCCCGGCGCCAAGAAGTTGATCACGCGGGTCGAGCTCGACTACTTGCGCGACAAGCGCATGCACGAGATCGACGACCAGTTGTTCTTCGCGATCGACGAGAAGGCGCGCAACGTGGACCTGCTCGAGAAGGGCCGCGAGATGATGTCGCCGCAGGACCCCGAGCGCTTCGTGGTGCCCGATCTCACCGCGCAGCTCTCCGAGCTCGAGGGCCGCGAGGATCTCGAGGGCGAAGCGAAGGTCAAGGAGCGGGACGCCATCTATCGCGCCTACGCCGTCAAGAACGAGCGCATCCACAACATCCAGGCGCTGCTGAAGGCCTACACGCTCTATGAGAAGGACGTCGAGTACGTGGTGCAGGACGGCAAGGTGATGATCGTCGACGAGTTCACCGGACGCCTGATGCCCGGACGGCGCTATTCCGATGGGCTCCACCAGGCGATCGAGGCCAAGGAGGGCGTGCGAGTCGAAGGCGAGACCCAGACGCTCGCCACCATCACGCTGCAGAACTTCTTCCGGATGTACGACAAGCTCGCGGGCATGACCGGCACCGCCGAGACCGAGGCCCGCGAGTTCTGGGAGATCTACAAGCTCGACGTGTCCGTGATCCCCACGCATCGGAAGGTGGTGCGCAAGGACATGGACGACGTCGTATTCCGCACCAAGCGCGAGAAGTACAACTCGGTGATCGACGAGATCGCCGAGTTGCACCAGAAGGGGCAGCCGACCCTGGTGGGCACCATTAGCGTCGAGGTGAGCGAGCTCCTGAGCCGCATGCTCAAGCGGCGCGGGATCCCCCACAACGTGCTCAACGCCAAGCACCATCAACGCGAGGCCGAGATCGTGGCCTCGGCCGGCCAGCGCGGAGCGGTGACGATCGCCACCAACATGGCCGGCCGCGGCACCGACATCAAGCTCGGGCAGGGCGTGCCCGATCTCGGCGGACTGCAGATCATCGGCACCGAACGGCACGAGTCGCGCCGCATCGACCGCCAGCTGCGTGGCCGCGCCGGCCGGCAGGGCGATCCCGGCGCCTCGCGGTTCTATCTCTCGCTCGAGGACGACCTGATGCGCCTGTTCGGCTCCGAGCGCCTCTCGGGGCTGATGCAGCGCATGGGCGTTCAGGAAGGCGAAGTCATCGAGCACCCGTGGGTGACCGGGGCGATCGGGAACGCGCAGAAGCGCGTCGAGGCGCACAACTTCGACATTCGCAAGCATCTGCTCGAGTACGACGACGTCATGAACCAGCAGCGCACCGTGGTCTACGATTTGCGCAACAAGGCGCTGTCGAGCGAGGACATGAGCGAGACCGTGCTCGAGGCGATCGGCGAGAGCGTCCGCGAGCGCGCGGAAAAGACCACCTCCGAAGCGCCGGCCCCCGAGTGGAACCTGCGCGGGCTGGCCGACGAGCTGTCCTATCTGCTGATGTCTCCGATCGCGCCGGCGGAGCTCGAGGCCACCGGCGCCGAAGAGCTGATCGGGAAGGCGCAGGCGCTGGGCGAGAAGGCCTATCGCGGGCGCGAGGCCGAGTTCACGGCGCCGCTGATGCGCGGGCTCGAACGGCACGTGTATCTCATGACGCTCGACGAACACTGGCGCGACCATCTCTACGAGCTCGATCACCTGAAGGGCGGCATCGGGCTACGCGCCTACGGCCAGCGCGACCCGCTGATCGAGTACAAGAAGGAAGCCTTCTCGATGTTCGAGACGCTGCTGCGCGAGACGCGCGAGGAGTTCGTGCAGCGCCTGTTCCGGGTTCAGCTGGCGCCGGAGGCCGAGAGCGTGATCCAGCGGGCGCCGCGCGCGCCGCGCCAGATCGTGGCGCAGCATGCCGAAGCTCAGGGCTTCCCGGCCGGCGCCTCGGCGGAAGCGCCCGAGCGACCCGCGCTCAGCGCCACCGCGGTGGCGGCGCCGGTGCAGGCCGGGCCGCGCGTCGGGCGCAACGATCCGTGCCCGTGCGGCAGCGGCAAGAAATACAAGAAGTGCCACATGCTGATCGACCAGGGCGTGGAGAGCGGTCGATGA
- a CDS encoding cold shock domain-containing protein, whose protein sequence is MARGTVTWFNDRKGYGFISAEGQQDVFVHHASIEGSGFRTLHAGEQVEFDIKNSERGAEAAHVIRI, encoded by the coding sequence ATGGCGCGTGGCACCGTCACGTGGTTCAACGATCGCAAGGGTTACGGATTCATCTCGGCCGAAGGACAGCAGGACGTCTTCGTCCACCATGCTTCGATCGAGGGCAGCGGCTTCCGCACGCTGCACGCGGGCGAGCAAGTCGAATTCGACATCAAGAACAGTGAAAGGGGCGCGGAGGCGGCTCACGTCATTCGTATCTGA